Proteins from one Oscillatoria sp. FACHB-1406 genomic window:
- a CDS encoding DUF4058 family protein, with protein sequence MALLDHFRPPLATRRHWHSFHNAWATYMAEDLNQRLPVGYFAESNVQFGIEIDVAAFEEENSLPNSVEDWQPKPPTQVIPFETGSIEQVEVGIFSTEQTTHLIGAIEIVSPANKDRRSQREAFVSKCQSYLEQGIGLIVIDIVTIRKSSLHQQLLHAIAASVTVNEDNLYAAAYQVASAESPQLKVWYELLELGKSLPTLPLWLKPGIVFPLDLEKTYNRTCQAQRIHRLQ encoded by the coding sequence ATGGCTTTACTCGACCATTTCCGCCCTCCCCTCGCCACTAGACGACACTGGCATTCCTTTCATAATGCTTGGGCAACTTACATGGCTGAAGATTTAAACCAACGTTTACCCGTCGGTTACTTTGCAGAATCAAATGTTCAGTTTGGGATTGAGATTGATGTCGCTGCCTTTGAAGAAGAGAATTCGCTCCCCAATTCTGTTGAAGATTGGCAGCCTAAACCTCCGACTCAAGTAATTCCTTTTGAAACCGGAAGTATCGAGCAAGTTGAAGTGGGTATTTTCAGTACGGAACAAACTACGCACTTAATCGGTGCGATTGAAATTGTCAGTCCGGCGAATAAGGATCGTCGTTCCCAGAGAGAGGCTTTTGTTAGTAAATGCCAGAGTTATTTGGAGCAGGGAATCGGCTTAATTGTTATCGATATTGTGACGATAAGAAAGTCATCGCTTCACCAGCAATTATTGCACGCGATCGCGGCTTCAGTAACCGTTAACGAAGATAATTTGTATGCGGCAGCTTATCAAGTCGCGAGCGCGGAATCCCCTCAGTTGAAAGTGTGGTATGAATTGCTCGAACTGGGGAAATCTCTGCCGACCTTACCGCTATGGCTTAAGCCCGGTATTGTTTTTCCCCTCGACTTAGAAAAAACATACAATCGTACCTGTCAAGCCCAAAGAATTCACCGATTACAATAA
- a CDS encoding response regulator translates to MNTDLSGLILIVDDTPANLDAICETLVDAGFDVAISTSGERALQQVERELPDLILLDIMMPGMDGFETCKRLKANPRTAHLPIIFMTALSDAQSKVQAFELGGVDYVSKPFQEVEVIARVKTHLQLHRLTQSLEQKVLEKTAELEASQLQLIQNEKMSSLGNLVAGVAHEINNPVGFLKSSLSNAKDYTCDLLEHLQLYQKYYPVPPSEIEENAAEIHLEFMSEDFLKLLHSMSAAVERIIAISNSLRIFSRANSDRPVIANLHECLDSTLLILKYRLKANERRPEIEMIKDYGQIPDILCFPGQLNQVFMNILANAIDALDEASTGRNFAEIKANPNRITIRTRAENGKVKIAIADNGVGMSAEVKAKVFDRLFTTKKPGKGTGLGLAIARQIIEEKHGGILAVNSELGKGSEFVISLPVGW, encoded by the coding sequence ATGAATACGGATCTGAGCGGTTTGATTCTGATTGTGGACGATACGCCCGCGAATTTAGACGCGATCTGCGAAACGCTAGTCGATGCGGGGTTTGATGTTGCGATCTCTACCAGCGGAGAACGAGCGCTGCAACAAGTCGAACGCGAACTTCCCGACTTAATCTTATTAGATATTATGATGCCGGGAATGGATGGTTTTGAAACCTGCAAGCGCCTGAAAGCTAATCCTCGCACCGCCCATCTCCCGATAATCTTTATGACAGCCTTGTCCGACGCACAAAGCAAAGTGCAAGCCTTTGAGTTGGGAGGCGTAGACTACGTGAGCAAGCCTTTTCAGGAGGTGGAAGTTATTGCGCGCGTCAAAACGCATTTGCAGTTGCATCGCTTAACCCAGAGCCTCGAACAAAAAGTGTTGGAGAAAACTGCCGAACTCGAAGCCTCTCAATTGCAACTGATTCAGAACGAAAAGATGTCCTCGCTGGGGAACTTAGTCGCCGGAGTCGCTCACGAAATCAACAATCCGGTTGGCTTTCTGAAAAGCAGCCTCAGCAATGCGAAAGATTATACCTGCGATTTGCTCGAACACCTGCAACTGTACCAAAAATATTACCCCGTCCCCCCTTCAGAAATTGAAGAAAATGCTGCGGAGATTCACCTCGAGTTTATGAGCGAAGACTTTCTGAAACTGTTGCACTCGATGTCTGCTGCGGTGGAGCGTATTATTGCGATTAGTAATAGTCTTCGTATCTTTTCGAGAGCCAATAGCGATCGCCCCGTCATTGCTAACCTGCATGAATGTCTCGACAGTACCCTTTTGATTTTAAAGTATCGCCTGAAAGCGAACGAGCGTCGCCCAGAGATTGAAATGATTAAAGATTACGGTCAAATCCCGGATATTCTCTGCTTTCCCGGGCAATTGAACCAAGTGTTTATGAATATTTTAGCGAACGCGATCGATGCGTTAGATGAAGCCAGTACCGGGCGCAACTTTGCTGAAATTAAAGCCAACCCCAACCGCATTACGATTCGCACCCGTGCGGAAAATGGAAAGGTGAAAATCGCGATCGCCGATAACGGAGTCGGGATGTCAGCAGAGGTGAAGGCAAAGGTTTTCGATCGCCTTTTTACCACGAAAAAGCCAGGAAAAGGCACGGGTTTAGGACTCGCGATCGCGCGGCAAATTATTGAAGAAAAACACGGCGGTATCCTCGCGGTTAACTCCGAACTCGGCAAGGGAAGCGAGTTTGTTATCTCTTTGCCCGTCGGTTGGTAG
- a CDS encoding peptidase domain-containing ABC transporter gives MTYTEASIEGFLAKTPPFNQLSGEKLQYWSGRFQLLRYRLGQPILRPETLPYQVAIILEGGARLLGADPHSRKPITLQRLEAGDMLGWAGLVRGVPCENAIASQDTTCMTLPARDFMRLLDSEPLFSNHFYNRCSPAELFDLLSAEIQQQPQQTDLDLKNIIQEGLDTAEVQYLQPNNRAIAPLDPTKIWWISGGGAVANLPIGSRFDPAETVKIVSNHPARAIGIPSALLYPPPPEEAPVDNNHNGNGKSHIQDLKSTIPFAPERPPAPEFVHPFVETPSKRKNYAHIGGNGEVDSTLACFQMLARELKLPFRRDVIQRILDQQMKRTGTLSLQLCGAVSELLGLQAQLVEVPADKIAQLNAPALLRVRDRPVLVFEITPKELVLGIPERGIERYKPEQFLEKFLESDRETPVQVLLLQPTKNTPKQKFGLNWFLPSLRRYRWVLMEVLIASFFVQLFGLVNPLMIQIIIDRVIVQNSFDTLHVLGAFLILIAVVEGILTALRTYLFVDTTNRIDLALGSEIIDHLLRLPLRYFEKRPVGELTSRINELENIRSFLTGTALTVVLDAIFSVVYIAVMLVYSWVLTIVALATIPLFIGLTILVSPIIRRQIREKAERNADTQSHLVEALSGIQTVKAQNIELQSRWKWQDYYARYVSAGFQTVITSTAAGSTSNFLNKLSALLVLWVGAYLVLKGELTLGQLIAFRIIAGYVTSPLLRLAQIWQNFQETALSLERLSDIIDTPQEADEFDRQNIPLPPVVGKIKYENVSFRFAASGPMQLLNINLELEPGMFVGIVGQSGSGKSTLTKLLPRLYEVDAGRILIDDYDISKVELYSLRHQIGIVPQDSLLFKGSVQENIALTHPDATSAEIIEAAKVACAHDFIMELPSGYTTNVGERGSALSGGQRQRIAIARTILHNPQLLILDEATSALDYETERQVSANLQQAFRGRTVLFITHRLNTIRSADIILMMDKGSIAEQGTHAELMALKGRYYCLFQQQDAQM, from the coding sequence ATGACTTATACCGAAGCATCTATTGAAGGTTTTCTCGCTAAAACTCCCCCCTTTAACCAACTCTCAGGAGAGAAATTGCAGTATTGGTCGGGACGATTTCAACTGTTGCGCTATCGGCTAGGTCAACCAATTTTACGTCCGGAAACTTTGCCCTATCAAGTGGCTATTATCCTCGAAGGAGGAGCGCGGTTATTGGGTGCGGATCCCCACAGTCGCAAACCGATTACGCTGCAACGTCTGGAAGCGGGGGATATGTTAGGTTGGGCGGGTTTAGTGCGAGGCGTGCCTTGCGAAAACGCGATCGCGTCCCAGGATACAACCTGCATGACGCTGCCTGCCCGCGACTTTATGCGCCTCCTCGATAGCGAACCCCTCTTCTCTAACCACTTTTACAATCGCTGTTCTCCTGCCGAACTTTTCGATCTCCTCAGCGCAGAAATTCAACAGCAACCCCAGCAAACCGACCTCGACCTCAAAAATATTATCCAAGAAGGTTTAGACACCGCAGAAGTCCAATACTTGCAACCTAACAACAGAGCGATCGCGCCCCTCGATCCAACTAAAATTTGGTGGATTAGCGGCGGCGGTGCGGTTGCCAATCTCCCCATTGGCAGTCGCTTCGATCCCGCCGAGACGGTAAAGATTGTCTCAAATCATCCCGCCCGCGCGATCGGCATTCCTAGCGCCCTGCTTTATCCTCCCCCTCCCGAAGAAGCGCCCGTCGATAACAACCATAACGGTAACGGTAAATCTCACATCCAAGACCTCAAATCGACTATCCCCTTCGCCCCAGAACGCCCCCCCGCGCCGGAATTCGTCCATCCCTTCGTCGAAACCCCCAGCAAGCGCAAAAATTACGCACACATCGGCGGTAACGGGGAAGTCGATAGCACTCTCGCTTGCTTCCAAATGCTTGCCCGAGAGCTTAAACTTCCCTTCCGGCGCGATGTTATTCAACGCATCTTAGACCAACAAATGAAGCGGACGGGAACGCTATCTCTGCAACTGTGCGGTGCTGTTTCCGAACTGCTGGGGCTGCAAGCGCAACTGGTTGAAGTTCCCGCCGACAAAATCGCGCAACTTAACGCCCCGGCACTTTTGCGCGTGCGCGATCGCCCCGTTCTCGTTTTTGAAATTACCCCCAAAGAACTCGTCCTCGGCATTCCCGAACGCGGAATCGAACGCTATAAACCCGAGCAATTCCTCGAAAAATTCTTAGAAAGCGATCGCGAAACTCCCGTCCAAGTCCTCCTCCTTCAACCCACCAAAAATACTCCCAAACAAAAATTCGGTTTAAACTGGTTTCTTCCTTCCCTGCGTCGCTATCGCTGGGTATTAATGGAAGTTTTAATTGCTTCCTTTTTCGTGCAGCTATTTGGTTTAGTGAACCCGTTGATGATTCAAATCATCATCGATCGCGTCATCGTCCAAAATAGCTTCGATACCCTCCACGTTCTCGGTGCATTTCTCATTTTAATCGCCGTTGTCGAAGGCATCCTCACCGCCCTACGCACCTATCTCTTCGTCGATACCACCAACCGCATCGACTTAGCCCTCGGTTCGGAAATTATCGATCATCTCCTGCGCCTCCCGCTGCGCTACTTTGAAAAGCGCCCCGTTGGGGAACTCACCAGTCGTATCAACGAACTCGAAAACATCCGATCCTTCCTTACCGGAACTGCCCTCACCGTCGTCTTAGACGCGATTTTCTCCGTTGTCTATATCGCTGTGATGCTTGTTTATAGCTGGGTACTCACCATCGTCGCCCTCGCCACCATCCCGCTATTCATCGGACTCACCATTCTCGTTTCCCCGATTATTCGCCGCCAAATTCGGGAAAAAGCCGAACGCAACGCCGACACCCAATCGCACCTCGTCGAAGCCCTTTCGGGCATTCAAACCGTCAAAGCGCAAAATATCGAACTGCAATCGCGTTGGAAATGGCAAGATTATTACGCCCGTTACGTTTCCGCCGGATTCCAAACCGTCATTACCTCCACCGCCGCCGGTTCTACGAGTAACTTTCTTAATAAACTTTCTGCCCTCTTGGTTCTTTGGGTGGGGGCGTACCTCGTGCTGAAAGGCGAACTCACTCTCGGGCAATTGATTGCTTTCCGCATTATTGCTGGTTACGTCACCTCTCCCTTATTGCGTCTCGCTCAAATCTGGCAAAACTTCCAAGAAACTGCCCTATCTTTAGAACGCCTCAGCGATATTATCGATACACCCCAAGAAGCAGACGAATTCGATCGCCAAAATATCCCCCTTCCTCCCGTTGTTGGGAAAATTAAGTACGAAAATGTTTCTTTCCGTTTTGCCGCCAGCGGACCGATGCAACTGTTAAATATTAATCTCGAATTAGAACCGGGAATGTTTGTGGGGATTGTCGGACAAAGCGGTTCGGGAAAGAGTACCTTAACTAAATTGTTGCCGCGCCTCTACGAAGTTGATGCCGGACGCATTTTAATTGACGATTACGATATTAGTAAAGTCGAACTTTATTCGCTGCGACATCAAATTGGGATTGTTCCTCAAGATTCGCTTTTGTTTAAAGGATCGGTGCAGGAAAATATTGCGCTTACTCATCCCGATGCGACTTCAGCCGAGATTATTGAAGCGGCAAAAGTGGCTTGCGCCCACGACTTTATTATGGAACTGCCGAGCGGTTATACCACGAATGTTGGGGAGCGGGGATCGGCGCTTTCTGGGGGACAGCGCCAGCGAATTGCGATCGCGCGCACCATCCTCCACAACCCCCAATTGCTCATTTTAGACGAAGCGACTAGCGCCCTCGACTACGAAACCGAGCGCCAAGTCAGCGCGAATTTACAACAAGCTTTTCGCGGGCGAACGGTTCTGTTTATTACTCACCGTCTTAATACTATTCGCAGCGCCGATATCATCCTCATGATGGATAAAGGCAGTATCGCCGAACAAGGAACCCATGCAGAATTGATGGCATTAAAAGGGCGGTATTATTGTCTGTTCCAACAGCAGGACGCGCAGATGTAA
- a CDS encoding HlyD family efflux transporter periplasmic adaptor subunit — MNVSPPSRFDRPVILRQSPVWSRAIVWTLMGVTSLSVAWACIAQIEEAVPAKGKLEPVGAVKNVQAPVGGVVREIRVKEGQSVKAGDALISFDQTSAKAELQSLIKIRDSLMRENNYYRGQMRGTATVNVASLEKLPELTSLTENRAALLAENQYYLARISGNPTSTTNLNVAQQLRFQTSQTELESRVAAAKLEVEQLSQQLEQTRIQLRNSQEVLRTNQKILDDITPLLKNGGIPRLQVLKQEQEVGTSKAEVLRLTQEEKRLQLAIVQAQKKTQNTVATTQDEQYTRISENEKRIAEIDSQLTKAIVENEKQIKEMDSKLEQIKLTLRYQELRAPTSGVVFDLQPKGAGFVANNSEPILKIVPNDNLVARVFITNRDIGFVKKDMDVDVRIDSFPYSEFGDVKGKIIRIGSDALPPDEIYPFYRFPAEIELDKQSLVINKQAVKLQSGMSVSANIKTRKRPVITIFTDLFIKKIDSLKSSS, encoded by the coding sequence ATGAACGTTTCTCCTCCTTCTCGTTTCGATCGCCCCGTTATCCTGCGTCAATCGCCTGTTTGGTCTCGCGCGATCGTTTGGACTTTAATGGGTGTAACCTCCTTAAGCGTTGCTTGGGCGTGCATCGCGCAAATCGAAGAAGCTGTTCCTGCTAAAGGCAAACTCGAGCCTGTCGGTGCGGTGAAAAACGTGCAAGCGCCCGTCGGTGGGGTGGTTCGAGAAATTCGCGTCAAGGAAGGACAAAGCGTTAAAGCGGGAGACGCGCTGATTAGCTTCGATCAAACTTCAGCCAAAGCTGAGTTACAATCTCTTATTAAAATTCGCGATAGTTTGATGCGAGAAAATAATTATTATCGCGGGCAAATGAGGGGGACTGCAACCGTCAATGTTGCCAGCTTAGAAAAATTACCCGAACTCACTTCTTTAACTGAAAATCGCGCCGCCTTACTTGCTGAAAATCAATACTACCTCGCTCGCATCAGCGGCAATCCAACTTCGACGACTAATTTAAATGTTGCCCAACAACTGCGGTTTCAAACCTCTCAAACTGAACTCGAATCGCGGGTGGCGGCGGCGAAACTCGAAGTCGAACAGTTAAGCCAACAACTAGAGCAAACTCGCATTCAATTGAGAAATTCTCAAGAAGTCCTGAGAACGAATCAAAAGATTCTCGACGATATTACGCCGTTGCTGAAAAATGGCGGCATTCCGAGGCTGCAAGTTTTGAAACAAGAACAAGAAGTCGGAACCAGTAAAGCAGAGGTTTTGCGCCTCACTCAAGAAGAAAAACGCTTGCAACTGGCGATCGTACAAGCGCAGAAAAAAACGCAAAATACCGTCGCTACGACGCAAGACGAGCAATATACGCGAATTTCGGAGAATGAAAAACGCATCGCCGAAATCGACAGTCAACTGACTAAAGCGATCGTGGAAAATGAAAAACAGATTAAGGAGATGGATAGCAAGCTCGAGCAAATTAAACTTACCTTGCGGTATCAAGAGTTGCGAGCGCCCACGAGCGGCGTAGTGTTTGACTTGCAACCGAAAGGGGCGGGTTTTGTTGCTAATAACAGCGAACCGATCCTTAAAATTGTTCCCAATGATAATTTAGTCGCTCGCGTGTTTATTACCAATCGCGATATTGGGTTTGTGAAAAAAGATATGGATGTTGATGTACGGATTGATTCTTTTCCGTATAGCGAGTTTGGCGATGTTAAAGGGAAGATTATTCGCATCGGTTCCGACGCACTGCCGCCCGATGAAATTTACCCATTTTATCGCTTTCCTGCCGAAATCGAACTCGATAAACAGTCGCTAGTTATTAATAAGCAAGCAGTGAAATTACAATCGGGTATGTCGGTCAGTGCGAATATTAAAACGAGAAAACGTCCCGTAATTACCATTTTTACTGACTTATTCATTAAAAAAATTGATAGTCTCAAGTCGTCGAGTTAA
- a CDS encoding ATP-binding protein, which yields MSDSVAPERSPQSFGWLNRSFPIALILLSFAGNYFKIPILFHADWLFGTVFALIAMRLYGLFWGTLAAAIAASYTIYLWKHPYAAIVFTLEVVFVGWGLKRYSKNLLLLDVIYWAFIGIPLLWITYVGLAKIAPATFVFISLKNPVNQICNALLASLILAHTPIARWVSRTKAAQIVPFEQTLLNLFVAFVFIPTLVLTIWNCQAATIQQEGQMLETLNHTARDIEAELEDWYLYNQSIMTQLADRAKAANLNPSLLQNSIQLTRQSFPKFRNFYIVNARGDLLAAAVPPPPQRLEKTEYRSLLAQQQPTVSETLITDSGTPLLLQNLPIRQNERLLGHILAEIEIEPLQRALEQSSGSGKQLVTLLNARSQVLLSTRPELKLLQPFDHHDKGEVQRINYRVYRWLPLVANMPKVVRWRNSFYVQTVAVSEKFPWTVVVELASAPYLDVLDRLYTNSFATLMAIAILSPLIAKTISRNLVQPLRQLKNVTTNLPDKLLDRQKLDLPDSQIAEINALTDNYQLMAIALQNKFQEIQQANREIQHAKEIADSANQAKSEFLASMSHELRTPLNGILGYAQILSRSKVLPEKERHGANIIHECGAHLLTLINDVLDLSKIEARKLELSAQAIHLPSVLQGVVEICQIRADQKGLSFHYEPDANLPEGIEADEKRLRQVLINLLGNAIKFTDKGSVSLRVEQLASSERSVCLRFCISDTGTGIARENRDQLFQAFTQVGERTRQAEGTGLGLAISQQIVQLMGGEIRLESQLGVGSEFFFTLEMPLASDWGKQQTARASKIIGYKGSPRQILVVDDRWENRSVLVNLLEPLGFKAIEAENGQEALERMQQQLPDLVITDLSMPVMDGFEMLKQVRSEDALKSLKVIVSSASVSQRDRQKGLRGGGDYFLAKPIHAEELFQLLAESLHLDWVYEESSPKARSTSEPVEIVLPPREQLQQLLEFAQKGRLRQLIALAEQMSEQDDRYQPFAKQIVPMAKQFQIEQLEQLLQSYLAAENNL from the coding sequence ATGTCGGATTCTGTTGCCCCAGAGCGTTCTCCTCAATCCTTCGGTTGGCTAAACCGCTCGTTTCCCATCGCTTTAATTCTCCTCAGCTTTGCGGGCAACTACTTCAAAATTCCGATTCTTTTTCATGCCGATTGGCTATTCGGTACGGTCTTCGCACTAATCGCGATGCGACTTTACGGCTTGTTTTGGGGAACCCTAGCGGCTGCGATCGCGGCATCCTATACCATTTACCTTTGGAAGCATCCCTACGCCGCCATTGTCTTCACCCTCGAAGTCGTCTTCGTCGGTTGGGGACTCAAGCGCTACAGCAAAAATCTCCTCCTCCTCGATGTCATCTATTGGGCATTCATCGGCATTCCCTTACTGTGGATTACCTACGTCGGCTTGGCTAAAATCGCCCCCGCCACCTTCGTTTTTATCTCCCTCAAAAACCCCGTCAATCAAATTTGCAACGCCCTGCTTGCTAGCCTGATTCTCGCCCACACCCCGATCGCGCGCTGGGTTTCTCGTACCAAAGCCGCCCAAATCGTCCCCTTCGAGCAAACCCTTTTAAACCTCTTCGTCGCCTTCGTCTTCATTCCCACCCTAGTTCTCACCATCTGGAACTGCCAAGCGGCAACAATTCAGCAAGAAGGTCAAATGCTCGAAACGCTGAACCATACCGCCCGCGATATCGAGGCGGAACTCGAAGACTGGTATCTGTACAATCAAAGCATTATGACGCAACTCGCCGACAGGGCAAAAGCGGCAAACCTGAATCCCAGCCTTCTCCAAAACTCAATCCAACTCACCCGTCAATCCTTTCCCAAATTCCGCAATTTCTACATCGTCAATGCCCGAGGCGATCTTCTCGCTGCTGCCGTTCCTCCCCCCCCACAGCGCTTAGAAAAGACCGAATATCGATCGCTCCTCGCCCAACAACAACCTACCGTTTCCGAAACCTTAATAACCGACAGCGGTACGCCTCTCCTCCTCCAAAATTTGCCAATTCGCCAAAACGAGCGGCTATTAGGTCATATCTTGGCAGAAATCGAGATCGAACCTCTCCAGCGCGCTCTCGAACAATCTTCCGGTTCGGGAAAACAACTGGTAACGCTCCTCAATGCCCGATCGCAAGTTCTCCTCAGCACCCGCCCCGAATTAAAATTGCTGCAACCCTTCGACCATCACGATAAGGGAGAGGTTCAGCGCATTAACTATCGCGTTTACCGCTGGTTGCCGCTCGTTGCCAATATGCCCAAAGTCGTGCGCTGGCGAAACTCCTTCTACGTGCAAACCGTTGCCGTCAGCGAGAAATTTCCCTGGACAGTGGTTGTCGAACTGGCGAGCGCGCCCTATCTCGATGTTTTAGATCGGCTCTATACCAATAGTTTCGCCACCCTAATGGCGATCGCGATTCTCTCGCCCCTGATTGCTAAAACCATTAGCCGCAACCTCGTCCAACCGCTGCGCCAACTCAAAAACGTCACCACCAACCTACCCGATAAACTGCTCGATCGCCAAAAACTCGACCTTCCCGACAGTCAAATCGCTGAAATCAACGCGCTTACCGACAACTATCAACTCATGGCAATCGCGCTGCAAAATAAATTTCAAGAAATTCAACAAGCCAACCGAGAAATTCAGCACGCCAAAGAAATCGCCGACAGTGCCAACCAAGCCAAAAGCGAATTCCTCGCCAGCATGAGTCACGAACTCCGCACGCCCCTCAACGGCATTCTCGGTTACGCCCAAATTCTCAGTCGCTCGAAAGTCTTGCCAGAAAAAGAACGTCACGGCGCAAACATTATCCATGAATGCGGCGCTCATCTGCTGACCTTAATTAACGACGTGCTGGATTTGTCGAAAATCGAAGCCCGGAAATTAGAACTCTCCGCCCAAGCAATTCATCTTCCCTCCGTACTCCAAGGAGTGGTCGAAATTTGCCAGATCCGCGCCGACCAAAAAGGGTTGAGTTTCCATTACGAACCAGATGCCAACCTACCCGAAGGAATCGAAGCCGATGAAAAACGCTTGCGCCAAGTCCTGATTAACCTTTTGGGCAATGCGATTAAATTCACCGACAAAGGCAGCGTTAGCCTGCGCGTCGAGCAACTTGCTTCTTCCGAGCGCTCGGTGTGCCTTCGTTTCTGCATCTCCGATACGGGAACGGGTATTGCTAGGGAAAATCGCGATCAACTCTTCCAAGCTTTCACGCAAGTTGGGGAGCGAACGCGCCAAGCCGAAGGCACGGGGCTGGGTTTGGCGATTAGCCAGCAGATCGTACAGTTAATGGGGGGAGAAATTCGCCTCGAGAGTCAGCTTGGAGTCGGCAGCGAATTTTTCTTTACCCTCGAGATGCCCCTTGCGAGCGATTGGGGGAAACAACAAACTGCGCGCGCGAGCAAGATTATTGGTTATAAAGGTTCGCCCCGACAGATTTTAGTGGTGGACGATCGCTGGGAAAATCGTTCGGTGCTGGTAAATTTATTAGAACCGCTTGGATTTAAGGCGATCGAAGCTGAAAACGGTCAAGAGGCCTTAGAACGAATGCAGCAGCAATTGCCGGATTTAGTCATTACCGACCTATCGATGCCCGTCATGGATGGATTCGAGATGTTAAAACAAGTGCGAAGCGAAGATGCTTTAAAATCGCTTAAAGTGATTGTTTCCTCTGCCTCTGTGTCTCAGAGAGACCGACAAAAGGGTCTCAGAGGAGGTGGAGACTATTTTTTAGCTAAACCGATTCATGCCGAAGAACTTTTCCAATTGCTCGCCGAGTCTTTACACTTGGATTGGGTGTATGAGGAGTCATCCCCAAAAGCGCGATCGACTTCCGAACCCGTAGAAATCGTCCTCCCCCCCCGGGAACAGTTGCAACAATTGCTTGAATTCGCACAAAAAGGACGACTTCGACAGTTAATTGCCCTTGCAGAACAAATGAGCGAACAGGACGATCGCTACCAACCGTTTGCCAAACAAATCGTTCCAATGGCTAAACAATTCCAAATCGAACAACTCGAACAACTGCTACAAAGCTATCTTGCTGCTGAAAATAACTTATGA
- a CDS encoding peptidylprolyl isomerase produces the protein MRAVLQVGDRAISAAEIVPLLDKYQLLPQLLREIIIDRALEDIALSPEERQQAYQTFCAQQQIMGETERQAWLERRGIKQEQLEALVERGFKTEKFKQQTWDNQLESYFLQRKAKLDKVVYSLLRTTDAGIAQELYCRLLEEEATFEELARDYSQGPEAKSGGKIGPVELSHPHPTLAKMLSISTPGQLWPPTHLSEWFVIVRLDEFRPAQLDDAMRQQLLNERFNSWLQEEVQKASILPDPVEADPWKDTELTPIES, from the coding sequence ATGCGTGCAGTTCTACAGGTCGGCGATCGCGCGATTTCAGCAGCAGAAATTGTTCCCCTCCTCGATAAGTATCAATTGTTGCCCCAATTGTTACGGGAAATTATTATCGATCGCGCCCTCGAAGACATCGCTCTTTCCCCAGAAGAACGGCAGCAAGCCTACCAGACGTTCTGCGCGCAACAGCAAATTATGGGGGAAACCGAACGCCAAGCTTGGTTAGAACGGCGCGGGATAAAGCAAGAACAACTAGAAGCCCTCGTCGAACGCGGTTTTAAAACTGAGAAATTTAAGCAACAAACCTGGGACAATCAACTCGAATCTTACTTTCTCCAGCGCAAAGCCAAACTCGATAAAGTTGTGTATTCTTTGTTGCGAACGACCGATGCTGGCATTGCCCAAGAATTATATTGTCGGCTGCTCGAAGAAGAGGCAACCTTTGAAGAACTGGCGCGGGACTATTCCCAAGGCCCGGAAGCAAAAAGCGGTGGCAAAATTGGGCCAGTCGAACTCAGTCATCCGCACCCAACTTTAGCGAAAATGCTTTCCATTAGTACGCCCGGTCAACTGTGGCCGCCGACTCATTTGAGCGAGTGGTTTGTGATTGTGCGCTTGGATGAATTTCGACCGGCTCAGTTAGATGATGCGATGCGGCAACAATTACTAAACGAGCGGTTTAATAGTTGGTTACAGGAAGAAGTACAAAAAGCTTCTATTCTTCCCGATCCTGTTGAAGCGGATCCTTGGAAAGATACAGAATTAACACCAATAGAAAGTTAA